GCCGAGCGCGAGCACGCGCGCCACGTCTACCACCTCTACGTGGTGCGCACCGCGCGCCGCGCGGAGCTGGCGGCGTTCCTCAAGGAGCGATCGATCGCGACGGGCATCCACTATCCGGTGCCGAGCCATCGCCAGCCGGCCGTCGAGCGATTCCGCGCGCCGGCCCTCCCGCGCACGGAGCGGCTCGTCGAGGAGATCCTGACGCTGCCGATGTCGGCGAACCACACCGAGGCGGAGATCGACGCCGTCGTCGCCGCGGTGAGGGACTTCTTCACGCGTTGAACACGCCGCACGGCGAGCACGACCCGGGCGAACGCGCCCCCGGTGTGACACCGTGACGGCCGCGCCGCTCCGCATCTTGCAGATCTACCCGAAGGACGACTACTTCACCGGCGCCGCGATCCAGCTCCGCGAGTTCACGCAGGGGCTCAAGGGCCGCGGTCACGAGGTCGTCGTCGCGACGCGCCCGAGTGCCATGTGGGCGGCCAAGCTGGGCGCGGCGGGCATCCCGCACTACGCGCTGCCGATGCGGTCGGAGGTGGACCTCGGGTCCGTCAGGCGCTTGGTGCGAATCCTCCGGAGGCACCGGATCCAGGTGGTCCACGCCCAGAAGGGCAAGGCGCGGACGCTCGCGATGATCGCCGGCCTCGTCACGAAGATCCCGGTGCTGGTCCTGAACCGCGGCGTGAGCTTCCCGCTCGACCCGTTCAATCGCCTCGGCTACACGACGCGCCGGGTGACCGCGATCGTCTCGGTCTGCGAGTCGATCAAGCGCGGCCTCGTGGCCCAGGGCGTGCCGGCGGAGAAGATCCACGTCATCTACTCGGGCACCGACACCGACCGCTTCAACCCGCAGGTGGACGGGGCCGCGATCCGGCGCGAGCTCGGCCTGGGCCCGGACGACTTCCTCTTCACCCAGATCGGCGTGCGGAGCTGGAAGGGGAACGACGACACGATCGACGCGCTCGCGCTCGCGGTGCCGCGCGCGCCCCGCGCCCGGCTCCTCGTGGTGGGCGCGCGGGGCCCGCAGGTCCTCCTGGACCGGGCGCGGGCCCGGGGCGTCGCGGACCGCGTGCGCGTGCTCGGCTACCGGGAGGACGTCCCCGAGATCCTCGCGGGGAGCGACTGCTGCGTGGACGCGTCCTACGCGGGCCTCGGCATCACCGGC
This region of Candidatus Methylomirabilota bacterium genomic DNA includes:
- a CDS encoding glycosyltransferase family 4 protein; this encodes MTAAPLRILQIYPKDDYFTGAAIQLREFTQGLKGRGHEVVVATRPSAMWAAKLGAAGIPHYALPMRSEVDLGSVRRLVRILRRHRIQVVHAQKGKARTLAMIAGLVTKIPVLVLNRGVSFPLDPFNRLGYTTRRVTAIVSVCESIKRGLVAQGVPAEKIHVIYSGTDTDRFNPQVDGAAIRRELGLGPDDFLFTQIGVRSWKGNDDTIDALALAVPRAPRARLLVVGARGPQVLLDRARARGVADRVRVLGYREDVPEILAGSDCCVDASYAGLGITGTLREALAVETAVIASDLEGNPELVIHGETGLLFPPRDVKALAEAMARMVADRAFGEATARAGRKLVEAKFSTRAKLDATESLYRRLLGDRRR